Proteins encoded in a region of the Sphingopyxis sp. OAS728 genome:
- a CDS encoding pyrimidine 5'-nucleotidase produces the protein MPAPLHHIDSWIFDLDNTLYAPSAKLFDLIDERMGAFIMRLLDVDAVEARRVQKQYFHDHGTTMAGLMRHHGVEPEDFLVDVHDIALDRLSVDARLRAGLERLPGRRLIFTNADADYAARVLEARGIADLFDGICDIRITRYTPKPDAAAYDMMIAHLGVDPAKSVFVEDMARNLTPAKALGMTTVWLDNGSESGHRDHLPEHVDFHATDIADWLDSLPLPRGIS, from the coding sequence ATGCCCGCCCCGCTCCACCATATCGACAGCTGGATCTTCGATCTCGACAACACGCTTTACGCGCCGTCGGCGAAGCTGTTCGACCTGATCGATGAACGCATGGGCGCCTTCATCATGCGGTTGCTGGACGTCGACGCGGTCGAGGCGCGGCGGGTGCAAAAGCAATATTTCCATGATCATGGCACGACGATGGCGGGGCTGATGCGCCACCATGGCGTCGAGCCCGAGGATTTTCTGGTCGATGTGCATGACATCGCGCTCGACCGGCTGAGCGTCGATGCGCGGCTGCGCGCCGGGCTCGAGCGGCTGCCCGGACGCAGGCTGATTTTTACCAACGCTGATGCCGATTATGCGGCGCGCGTGCTGGAGGCGCGCGGGATCGCCGATCTGTTCGACGGCATCTGCGACATACGGATCACGCGCTATACGCCGAAGCCCGACGCAGCCGCCTATGACATGATGATTGCGCACCTTGGCGTCGACCCGGCGAAGAGCGTCTTCGTCGAGGATATGGCGCGCAACCTGACCCCCGCCAAAGCGCTGGGGATGACGACTGTCTGGCTGGACAATGGCAGCGAAAGCGGCCATCGCGACCACCTGCCGGAGCATGTCGATTTCCACGCGACCGACATCGCCGACTGGCTCGATTCATTGCCTTTACCTAGGGGAATTTCATGA